One Elaeis guineensis isolate ETL-2024a chromosome 10, EG11, whole genome shotgun sequence genomic window carries:
- the LOC140852222 gene encoding uncharacterized protein, which yields MTILFWNVRRLDRAQKRNIVRNTVKQSKCWIACLQETKLQNVDKKLVTSSCGSSFLEWHCKEAWGSAGGLLTCWDPNQISGVAIHFGEYSITTQFSMQGDYFLWHLTNVYGPHHRHTRSILMGELHHIKSAHPGPWVIVADFNVTRFSSERTGAASSRAASKEFNICINQLGLIEINAPSKKFIWTNFREEPSLVKLDRCSISLEWHNRCPLTSLSSLVRTTSDHTPLLLTFNSSCRQNANRFKPFRFENAWYLHQDLESLINQWWVSAPSSPEAISNLVLKLHFLQSKLKDLGAKKMLEIYSNKKREAEARIESIDILEEERNLSEEEINERTKLKSQLDVLIQQE from the coding sequence ATGACTATTCTTTTCTGGAATGTACGGAGATTAGATAGGGCACAAAAAAGAAATATAGTTAGGAACACCGTCAAACAATCTAAATGTTGGATTGCATGTCTTCAAGAAACCAAGCTTCAGAATGTTGATAAAAAGCTCGTCACATCTTCTTGTGGCTCATCCTTCTTAGAATGGCACTGCAAAGAAGCTTGGGGTTCAGCGGGCGGATTATTAACTTGTTGGGACCCAAATCAGATATCTGGTGTAGCAATCCACTTTGGAGAATATTCTATCACCACTCAATTCTCAATGCAAGGAGATTACTTCCTCTGGCACCTCACAAATGTATATGGTCCACATCATCGCCACACTCGATCTATTCTCATGGGGGAACTTCATCACATTAAGTCAGCACACCCTGGCCCTTGGGTAATAGTTGCAGACTTCAACGTTACTAGGTTCAGCTCTGAAAGAACAGGTGCTGCTAGTAGCAGAGCGGCATCCAAAGAATTTAACATCTGCATCAACCAACTTGGACTCATTGAGATCAATGCGCCAAGCAAAAAATTCATCTGGACAAATTTTCGTGAAGAACCTAGCCTAGTAAAACTTGACAGATGCTCCATCTCTCTTGAATGGCATAATAGGTGCCCTCTAACTTCTCTTAGTTCTCTGGTAAGAACCACTTCGGACCACACTCCTTTATTGCTCACTTTCAATTCTTCTTGTAGACAAAATGCAAATCGTTTCAAACCCTTCCGGTTTGAAAATGCCTGGTATCTTCATCAAGATTTAGAGTCTCTGATCAATCAATGGTGGGTTTCTGCTCCTTCCTCACCAGAAGCTATCTCCAACCTAGTCTTGAAATTGCATTTTCTTCAGTCGAAGCTAAAAGATCTTGGAGCAAAGAAAATGTTGGAAATTTACTCCAACAAAAAAAGAGAGGCTGAAGCTAGAATTGAAAGCATTGACATCCTCGAGGAAGAGCGAAATCTATCTGAAGAAGAGATAAATGAAAGAACAAAGCTTAAATCCCAGCTTGATGTTTTAATACAACAAGAATAA